gatttcaaattttaagttaggCTATTTCAATTGCTCACTTAGAGACATGGCCGAAGGCCCATAGGTGGGATCCAGCGAAAGATGATTTTTGTGCATGTATCATGCGCACGAACAAATAAATCCTCTTTGATGTCGGGATAAAATTGTGGAAGTTATGGGTTGACGAAGATCTCTCAAGACATTGCCCGACCTTGATTAGAGATGGATTAACGGGAATCTCCATACTTTACTACACTGAATTTATCGTTTTTGATTAATGAATACCTCGGCCGCAGAGCGCCCGCATCGCACGATCAAATTACACACTCCTCACCCTACTTAACGCAAAATCTGCTCTGTGTCCCACCATAAAATTTTGTATCCCTGTTTTTTCCTCCATATGCGTCAAGTATTGATCTATATAATTTGTTCTTTACTTCAGCCAGAGAAGTATAAGCTTTTACATTAATATTGTCATGGGTACGTGGTGAATCTGCATGAGAAGGCATGgaatttgttgaaaataagcAGCCTCCACTCTCCCAAGCTAGTTGAAAGTATGGTGGCTTGCAACAACCTATAACTCTTCTGTGTGACCGTTGAGTGCAGATTAACTGATGTGGGATAACCTTAACAATCTTCTTCTTACACATTGGACCAAGGTCGGAGTCACTTGCAACAATCCATAACTCTTCTATACGATTGTTGAATCCAAATTTATTGGCAAGTTAGGCTCCAATATCAGTGTTGGGTGGTTTTTGACTTCTTTCATTCTAAAATCTAGTTCAAATGATGAGACTTTCCTCACTTTTATAAATCAATTACTGGCCCTTTCATAACTGATATGGGATGATCTTAACACATACAAGTAAAACATTTGTGGTGAAGATGGGCAATAATAACTGGGAGCGGTAGGCTCTGGTGAGCCTAAACCTCACTTCACCGGATGGAACTCTCAGAGACGCATCTAGAATTTGGAGGAGAAGCGGAAGGAGCAATGGATGGACACTCTAGTTGGTACATCTGTGATGACTCAGAAGAATTTCGGCATAAGATTTCCCTCACTGAAGTAAATGGGCATTGGAAGTCAGGACTCATCATTAAAGCCTAAAGGTGCAGTCTATTAGGCGGTAATGCAGCGACGGATTCCAAATGTCCACTGTCGACTAGGGGAAGAATAGCGAAAGATGTTATCTAGTGAATGATTAAGCTGCAATAAGCTTCTATCCTTGATAGTGCTTGGTGGATAAAATTTCTCTCTCGATTGTATCGTCTGGTTTTTCTGATCTAGATGTCTTTCTATTCTTGATAGTGCTTGGTGGATGAAATTTTTCCCTTGAATATACCATTTGGTTTTTCTGATCTAGATGTCTTTGTGTATTGTCGGATTATATCCAGGGAAAAAAACGTAGAGGCTTGATCATTGGAGAAGGAATTTCCATAGTTATGGGATAAGGAATTTTCAGTGTATGCTTATGATTGACAATGATATAAGATATAATGATTGGCTACTACTTATTTTACTTGatagatttatttttatgaaatgagtGTGTACTTAACCCTACTGATACTCTATTGatccttatttttttcttttaaatttatctttattttgtaGTATTCTGGCATTTGCTCTACTTCGATTTGATTTATCGTGAAAGTTTATGTATTTCtcatgtattattttaagtagtgaatataattttctttcaactaaaaaaattaattttctaaatccTGCCAATAATGATTACAATTCCATGTATGGTGAGAAACTAATAATATCTAGTGATCAAGTTTCAATTACTAGCAAAcaactttcttgtttttatttctgcACTTCTAATTACCGGCACTTTTTCTGCActcatttttcagttttgtCAAATGGGCCTTTACTAAATTGAATAAgctcaattggaaaaaaaaattgtttagtaTTGAAGACTCTCATGgtgagatatcattttttattcgTTAAGAGCAAAAATGGGCAGGGGCATgaggataaattttatttactatGAAGGTCTTTAGCTAATTCACGCCAAACTgaacttgaaaaaataaaaagaaaaaaggcatgCGTGGTCTCACCAGCCatcacatcttcttcttctcacagCTACATACATACAAGCACAAACCTCATTCCGTTGCATAACAGAGAAGGGCTGAGCTGAGTGCAAGTCCCGCCGGCATTCGGCCGCGATGGCATCTCCCGAGGTGGCCGCTCTCGACAAGTCGCTACACGTACTCTCCGAGAGAGAAATTCTCTTGTCTGGATTACCAGATAATATCACGACGGCCGTTAGTCATCTCCAGACAATCTTGATCACCTTGATGGTACTGCAATCCGGCACGGACAACGACGAGCAAAGCGGCGACCACGGACCTGGCCTCCTAGGTCGAGCTCGAGATGCTGCGGACTTCGCCGGTAAGTTCCTCCTGGAAGCATCACGACACTTGAAGTCCCCTAAGGGCCGCCTCGCGAAAATTCGCGCGCTAGTCCGCTTCACGTCGCTCAGGGCACGCGTGCGCGCCTCGGAAAGAAAGGCCCTCGATTTGATCATTAGAGTCCATACATTGTCCACTCACCTGTCCCAAACGCAAGATCCGCCTCGCCATGACCTGCTTATTCTCGATGAAGACGCTTCATCGAGGAATATGCATCGAGTGAAAGTATGTTGGAATGGGAAAATTGAGTCGGACATTGTGGGTCGTGAGGCTGAAGTGCGGAAGCTCCTGGCTCGGTTGACCTTGAAAGATGGCGATCAGGATGCGTTGAGACTTCGCATCGTTTGGGTGGTGGCAGAGGAACCCATCGGCAAGACGGCTCTCGTAAGGAGCGTGTACAACAGACCCGAGCTAGATCATAGCTTCCAATGTCGCGTCTGGGTTCATCTTCCCGATGAAGTCAACTTGAAAGTCAACTTGAAAGATCTCTTGGTGAAGATAGTGAAGCAAACACCTGTGCCAGAACTGAAGGATCTAGAGCACAAAAGTGATAAATACCTGAAGGAGATGCTTCACAAGTCCTTGATGGAATTGAGGTACCTCATCGTGTTTGACAATTTGCGTGAGGCCAAGGTGATGGACGAGCTCATGACCCTCCTCGCAGACTCGAGGAATGGAAGCAGAGTCATCGTCACTACTCGGGATCCCAAAATCCCGTCAATTATATACCCTTGGGCTTCTCCTCTAAAGCTGGGCCAATTAGATGCTGACCGGAGCGAGCTCTTGTTGAAGGAATGCGGCTCCATTAGCGAAGATCCGGGGCTCAAAGCGAGTATTCTGAGCAAGTGCAGTGGCTCTCCTCCGAGGATTTTGCTGCTTGGAGGACTTACGATGGCGAGCGGTGATTCTTCGCCTCTCATGGACCAGCTCGTTGATGATCCCACGCTCCATGATATCGTTTCCCTGAGCTACCACAAATTGCCTTACCTGCTCAAGCCCTGTTTGCTTTACTTGTGCCTCTTTCCCAAAGACTCGGACATCTCGACAAGGAGGCTCTTCCGGCTATGGCAAGCTGAAGGATTGGTCCCAGTGCTCGAGTTCACGGCCATGAAGTGCTTCGAAGAATTGGTTGGTCGAAACTTGGTTCATGTGGTGAGGCGTAGGAAGCGGAGTGAAGAGCCCAAATCTTGCCGTGTGCCTAGTTTCCTGCACGATTTCTTGTGCGAGATGGCAACGCGACTCGGACTACTTCAGATCCATTCGGACACCAAGGGAACTAATCATGATGAAGAATCTAAGCTTGTTAATGGCTGCTTATGGATTGTCAAGCAGAAGAGTGCTGAGACGGGGGATCATTCGCACGGCAACATCCAATTCCGATACCTCCGTTCCTACGTAACCTTCAAAACGCAGAAGCAGGGGACTCGTTCAAGGGAAGTGGAAGAGCTGCTTCGGCCATTGATTTCAGAGGCAAACTGCGGTCTGCTCAGGGTGCTCGATCTGGAGGGGACTTACAAGCCGTTGCTCCCAGACGAACTTGGTAATGTACTGCTGAACTTGAGGTACTTGGGATTGCGATGGACGGTCCTCGATTCTATCCCTGATTCACTCAGGAACATGTCCCGCCTTGAGACATTGGATCTGAAGCACACTAACGTTAGGAAATTGCCGAGTTCGATTTGGAAGGTGAAGTCCCTCCAGCACCTGTACATGAACGAGGTGTGCTTTGATAAGTCCACCAGTGGTGGTAGCTTGAGCAATCTCCAAACCTTGTGGGGCTTATACATTGGATCTGCTAAGAGTCGCATGCTCGATGTGCTTAGTAAATCGACCGGGCTCGAGAAATTGGGGCTGACGTGTAATTCTCCAGTGGTGAAGGAAGTGACCGAGTGCATTTCGAATCTAACCATACTTCGATCCCTGAAGCTGAGATCCAGGGATCTCTTCGGTCAGCCCTCGGATCTCGACTTGAGCGATATTAAGGAACTCAACTCTCTTTCGGACTTGTATTTGCTCGGGGGCTTACCCATGCAAGAAAGCTTGACGCTTCTTCCTCGGGACCTGAAAATCCTTACCTTGTCCATGTCAGGACTAGTCGATGATCCGATGCTGGTGCTAGGAGAGCTCAAGAGCTTGGAAGTTCTTAACTTATTTGCAGAATCCTATACGGGTAAAAAATTGGATTGTCCCTCAGGTTCATTCCCAAGCCTTCGCGTCCTCAAACTGTGGATGTTGGAGGAAGTGGAAAAAGTTTATGTAGGAGACGAAACCACTCTTTGTCGCCTGGAAGAGCTGGAGATCAAGGAATGCAGACGCCTAACTTATATTGCTTCGTTGGATCATATTGAATCCCTGAAACAAATAATATTGATTAAAGTGGAGGAAGAATTGGCGACGAACATCAAAGCCAGATTGATCCGAAAACTGTTCATCAATGGGAAGCAATTAGGGACCTCTCCTTCTTCCCGAGAAatattcatcaaagagaagcaATTGGtacgccctcctcctccttctgcgCAGGTAATATTTCATCATCTATACGCTCTGTTTTTAGCAccttgattttaaatttatatgctCTGTTTCCGTACATTTCCTCGTAACATTGTTGCATATTCGATATTCACGTgactattctttttcttcaatgtaTATAACTTAAgtaatttgttcttttctatcCAAATATGCAGGCACCCCAAGATAATTGACGAGGAATGGACGTGAATCGTGATCGTTCCTCTTTTCCGGACACTGTcgtactttttttcttgatatttatGGATGTCATCGTGTATTGCAAATTATATTCGATATTTAAGTGTTCTAGAAAAGAGAGTGGAGTTCGCAAAAGATTCTTACTCTGGATCCCAATTTTATAGTAGAAACATCCTATGTAAACTTTTATTTACACAAGCTATTTTAGATGCATactatttatgaatttgaattataGCTATTATGAAGCGTACCCCATACCTATTATTGATCAGCCAAATCactaaaattgcatttggtCGCTCAGACATTTTTGATAAAGATATGATGGGATTTTGAATTCCCTATCTAATGTTTGATAACATCAGTATATAATACGGATTCTGataaaatattatccaaataAGTATTTGGTGTTCATTGGCAAAACTGGATTGGACATTAGAAAAGATCTCTGAGCATGATGGATTCACGACTTCATCGCCCAAGCCCGCCACTACCACCTCTACTGTCTCGAGAAGCACGTCGTCCGCCTCCACCACAGCTCATATCGTCATCATGGCCTTGCTCTGTCCCTCGGTCGTCCTTCTTCTCTATCTTGATCTTTACATTGTCCTTCTTTATCGCGCCCGTCATCCATCCTCTCTGCCATATAGTCGCTGCCATCAAAGAGGGCGAGGTGGCTACGATGAACCCTTGACCTGGGGCTTCAATCGAGCATGAGCCTCAAATTTCAGTTTGTCTGTGATCCTTGCCGTCGGGTCCACATCGGCTTGGTGGTGCTCGAGGTTGACCGGAGATGAGGTTGGGGCTGCACGTGGTGGATCTGTAAATGAGTCCAAGGCGATTCCAATTGGGGTCGAGGGTGGCCGTGGCAGCAAGCTGATGGCACGAAAAGAGGTCAATTGAGAGGAGAAGATATGGTGTGTCCATGTGAACAGTCGACAGAACGTGCTTGAGGTCTCTCAAAGACGTAAGGCATAGAAGAGCCCAAATGACGCAaagaatgagagagaaagaagctcAGATTTTGAAACTTCGGAAATTGAATAGAGTGagaaaaggttgaagaagaagaggagagtgaCCATGGGAAGAGAGTGAGACCTTGGCCCAAGATTCTATACCACCATCTTAGgtgggattttttttatcagaattaTATCCAATGCCAAATGGAATAAAAGTTATCCTATCCGGTTCTATCCAAAACACCAAATATAGCCTAGTAATATAACATTGAGCAAGTAGGTTCTAGACCTCTTTGCTGGTCTCAAACCTCCTAAATTGAAGATGAAGGGATGGAACAGAGGTGTCGTGAATCCATTGAATGGTACGATGATTCCTATTGTCCCAATCTTCAAGTTTTCGCCATATTTTTCGGCAGCCCGCGTAGGATCTGTGATACCTCCTGTCACATATCATATCACCATAGTTTCCTTCCCTACAGGAAGCTACGCATAGCTTGAACCCACAAAATATTATTAGACCCATTTAGAACAGTCTGTAATGGGCCGGGCGACTTTGACTCGtgcatttttcacaaaataataagcatggaaagagagaaactcaATGTTGCATATCGAATCAACAAAAACTAGCCTCAAATTCGGAAAGAGCGCCATGAAAAACCTCAGGAACCGGAAAAGGATGAACTGGTCGGCCAAAGTCGAATAGGTCCAGTCAACGGGGTCTGAATACTGTTGATGTGGTGTTGCTGAAATGGCGTCGTTAATGTCGCTCTGCTGACATGGCGCCATTGTTGCGAGTGCTGACATGGCAGATGACGTGCCCCTGCTAACATGGCAATTATGTGGAGGCACATGTGCGATGAAGGATAGACGGTTGATTCAAGCGCGTGCAACTGGTGGTGGTTTTGTGGTGGCCGGATTGATGGGTGTGGCTAAAGTAGACAGGTGGTCCTCCAAGTCGCGAGAAATAGGTTGTGGCTGTGACTTGGCTGCAGGGACACGACTGAGGACGGAATGAAAGCGGTGGTGGATGATGTGAAATGCGAATAGGGGGCAGCGACGTGAGACCACAAGGCGGCGGAGTGTGGACTGAGGTCGGGGCATTCGAACTTGGTGAGAAACTTGACACTCCTGAAATAACAGGCACGACTCTCATTTTGTGCGAGCGATTTGTGCACCCAATTATCACGAGCGATGAGTTTGCACATTGCTATATAGCTAGGTATTGGCTCTAATACTCTGTCGGTAAAACTATTTTTCCCAATGGTAAAGCTGTTAGTAAATGAGCCAATAATGTATTTCAGCATTTAACTTAGTACTTCCTCTAGCGTTTAAGGCAGTGTTACATCTGCGAGACAGGTTTTGGACGGCACCTCTTTAATAGAATCAATAGCAGAATAGGAAAATAGGCATAATAACGTTAATAATAAGCAGGAGAAAAATGAGTGTTAGGATTCGAACCATTAACCTATATTCTGATATAATGTTAAGACAAATCATATTTCCCAATAATGTTATGTGGTTTAATAGCTAGAAAGCTTTGAACAGCTCGTGCTGTGTTCTCTAGTTGCGACATACTTTGTCTGAGAAAACTTCCTGGCTGGTAGCATAACGATAAGGCTATGGTGTTGAGCTTATTAGTCTCGAGTTTTTAGATCACGAGTGTTGTAGAGAAACTATGACTCAAAATCAGGACCACGGACGTGTGCTTGTTTATTCTCACTCGCAACTAGGGGCTGCAATTAGAAAAGGCATTCAAAATTAACAAAGTGAAATTGTAACCTCGTTCGATTAAATTATGTTGCCAAatttgacatcctttgtcaaagACCGAGACTTCTTCACTCCTTGCTTTTTCAATCTTAATCTATTAAAGCATTAGCAAAATGTTTATCTACTCATAGTTTAGCCTATGCAtcttgagagaaagagagagccacACCCCAAATCCTATAGGGATAAAGGTAATGACACAACCGTCATTCTACCCGAAAAATGCAGTCTCAAACCACCAAAATCCAAATCCTCACTCTAACAACCACCAATAAGGGACCTGAAAAAACACGAAAGATGAATGGAATGAGTAACCATAGTTTAGTGAGTAGTGCATAtttcttctaagcagatcgaacaCCTACTATGCACtttacaaaacaaaacaacaacttATTTTACCCAAATCTAGAATATAACAAACTTATTAGAAGAGAATGAGTTACATATGCTGCAACATAGCTATATGAtaatagaaatatcaatttcacaataatatcaaaaaaaatatcaatggTTTAgcccattgatcaatctcatcaattcaCATGCCAACAATACATTTCATTGGACAAACTTCTACTCAAATATCTACCATAGTCACGTATTGTGGCCCGTGATAAGGCAACCAAGCCCCCCCGCCAAGGTCTCCACTTATATTGCGAGTGGCTGATccacaaggatatcctaaactATTATGCATATCCACAAGCCTCTTACTAGGCTCACTGTGATATTGAGTATCAATACCAATCCATAACAATATCCTCTACAATTCAGAAAGCCAAACCAAAAATATATCATAAATCGGTTTCACAAACTAAAGCATATAATCTTTCACAACTTAGCTCATCCACTAGAAATACCTTTTTGTAAAGCATTTCTCATTTCAAAactaatttcataaatcatttcACAAAGCATATATCCTATAATAACCTTCCATAACACATTTCTCAAACATtcttaaatactaaaatatagTTAGCACTTGGTTcatattttatgcaacaaatatgCTTATTCATAActtataatatatcaaatctttattgttttcaagacatgattttagtAATTCATAAAAGAGATAGCACCACTCACTTGGAAATGGCCAAACCAAACAATGCATAACTAAACGAGCCAacaattttacaattttatcaattgaaggAGAATTGACGTTAAACCCAAATAAAACTCTATCTCTATTATAAAACGGCTATACTATGTCCATACGCTAACAAAACAACTTCTACGAGTTAACAAATCGCTTATTTGAAGCAATTACTCAAACCTAAACGCGATATAGAACTCGCCTGTAAGGTCCTAAAATTTTACTTGGACCAAATCGTTGCTTCAAATCAACCTCCATGAAACCCCACGGCTTTACAATGACATAATCCACCATTTTGATGAAATCCCAAAACTCCACAAATCAAAAATCGGGCTAGGCGgctcaaaattcataaaatttcgaatttaagaCATAAATATGAAAACTACTAACTACTCCGGGGGCACAAGTACTTATCAAGCATTATAACACGAAGTCAAATTTGCTTAACGCGGCATTCGTGGCTAGAatccctcttctttcttctttcctctttccgtttctttttcttttcttttcttttctttctttctcggcGAGCTCCCCGTCCCGAGCGCCCCTTTTCCATGTAAAACTGATGGGAAATGTTAAAGAACTGAGGCCCACTTTCCCTTCTTTGTTGAAAAACTGAGGTCCACTTTCACTCCTTTAACATTTCCCTTCCTTCCGAGAAATTGTTGGGTGCTGCATCTTTGACTGTTCAAAACCCATATTttacgcagagagagagagagagagagagagagagagagagaggggctccGCATCATGGTACTGTCCGCTTGCTTGCCTGTGTCACATACCTCAATATCAGTccttgtcctctctctctctctctctcaaacataAGAGATCCTTGTTACAAAAGACCGATGTTTCTTTGAACCCGTGGATTAACATTTTCACTATCGAGTGATGATATTGCCAGTTATCGGTAAGTAAAAGTCATTCATTTCATTTCTGCTTGACGTTCATCTCATCTCTGCTTCAGTGAACTTTGAGCTACATATAGTTTGTTTTGGCTTTGGATGTCCAAGTTTTTCTTGGGTACAGTAGACTTTGCCTCTGCAGATGACTTCAAAAAAGCTGTAGAAGATAGAAAAAAATGCGAGAATttacaccaaaaaagaaagaaagaaagaaagaatgcgagaatttcttttgttctcaaaTCTGTCTGCTGAAGAAACCATGTAAGTAACTTGTAAGGCGGCGAATTTTCTAAAGCAGCATAGAAAAGTCAAATCATCTCACCGATGTTCATAGGGTTACTTAAGATTTTAGTGCGCAACCGTTTGATTAGGTCATACAATGAAATGTCTCTCTAGCTCAACATCGTTGATCATTTTTGCCAGTTGCGTATTCACTAA
This region of Eucalyptus grandis isolate ANBG69807.140 chromosome 8, ASM1654582v1, whole genome shotgun sequence genomic DNA includes:
- the LOC104457391 gene encoding putative disease resistance RPP13-like protein 2, translated to MASPEVAALDKSLHVLSEREILLSGLPDNITTAVSHLQTILITLMVLQSGTDNDEQSGDHGPGLLGRARDAADFAGKFLLEASRHLKSPKGRLAKIRALVRFTSLRARVRASERKALDLIIRVHTLSTHLSQTQDPPRHDLLILDEDASSRNMHRVKVCWNGKIESDIVGREAEVRKLLARLTLKDGDQDALRLRIVWVVAEEPIGKTALVRSVYNRPELDHSFQCRVWVHLPDEVNLKVNLKDLLVKIVKQTPVPELKDLEHKSDKYLKEMLHKSLMELRYLIVFDNLREAKVMDELMTLLADSRNGSRVIVTTRDPKIPSIIYPWASPLKLGQLDADRSELLLKECGSISEDPGLKASILSKCSGSPPRILLLGGLTMASGDSSPLMDQLVDDPTLHDIVSLSYHKLPYLLKPCLLYLCLFPKDSDISTRRLFRLWQAEGLVPVLEFTAMKCFEELVGRNLVHVVRRRKRSEEPKSCRVPSFLHDFLCEMATRLGLLQIHSDTKGTNHDEESKLVNGCLWIVKQKSAETGDHSHGNIQFRYLRSYVTFKTQKQGTRSREVEELLRPLISEANCGLLRVLDLEGTYKPLLPDELGNVLLNLRYLGLRWTVLDSIPDSLRNMSRLETLDLKHTNVRKLPSSIWKVKSLQHLYMNEVCFDKSTSGGSLSNLQTLWGLYIGSAKSRMLDVLSKSTGLEKLGLTCNSPVVKEVTECISNLTILRSLKLRSRDLFGQPSDLDLSDIKELNSLSDLYLLGGLPMQESLTLLPRDLKILTLSMSGLVDDPMLVLGELKSLEVLNLFAESYTGKKLDCPSGSFPSLRVLKLWMLEEVEKVYVGDETTLCRLEELEIKECRRLTYIASLDHIESLKQIILIKVEEELATNIKARLIRKLFINGKQLGTSPSSREIFIKEKQLVRPPPPSAQAPQDN